One region of Scomber scombrus chromosome 10, fScoSco1.1, whole genome shotgun sequence genomic DNA includes:
- the LOC133987789 gene encoding matrix remodeling-associated protein 8-like yields the protein MHLGVTLLPILAVLFLPGAWAQSGSSRLGVVVEAKNITLPAGSEAVLPCHSPRMVWTRDRLKDRQRVVHWDLVRSSPEYSVERVLDMSPGAHLRVYNSFNKDRISLTDTAFNDGNFSLIINNVVSTDKGVYTCNLHHHYCQIHQSIQIQLNVTKSPRKEKRFWDGEKTVLVVLLGSSVVLPCVNRRPLWREGLQEDQQQVAHWDFQPPGVRPDRADRLVDLYASGERRDYGPLFGQKKMSVAEDAFTLGDFSLSISDLKPVDRGLYSCHLHHHYCGLHERRIFRLTVGPALPATPTEAPKTFQNEPAPRTEEVESPRVVNVILPEHRGYFVQHLGYFLATFLLLALIVVAVIVLTRRRKKRGLDYDVHRYDRRNMMGEGEISLDCAELKACNQEPLNSDYKNNLLKERDMTKDCNTSYDGKPWK from the exons ATGCATCTCGGTGTGACTTTGCTTCCAA tTCTTGCTGTGCTCTTCCTGCCAGGAG CATGGGCTCAGAGTGGCAGCAGCAGACTTGGTGTTGTGGTGGAGGCCAAGAACATCACCCTCCCTGCAGGGTCTGAGGCTGTATTGCCCTGCCACAGCCCCCGCATGGTGTGGACCCGGGACAGACTGAAGGACCGTCAGAGGGTGGTGCACTGGGATTTGGTCCGCAGCAGCCCAGAGTATTCTGTGGAGCGTGTACTGGACATGTCCCCTGGAGCCCACCTGAGGGTCTACAATTCCTTCAACAAGGACCGTATCTCCCTCACAGACACTGCTTTTAATGATGGCAACTTCTCCCTTATCATCAACA atgTGGTCTCAACTGATAAAGGTGTTTACACGTGTAATCTACACCATCATTACTGCCAGATTCACCAGTCCATTCAAATCCAACTCAATGTCACCAAGTCAC CTCGGAAAGAGAAACGTTTCTGGGATGGAGAGAAGACTGTGTTAGTGGTTCTGTTGGGCAGCTCGGTGGTATTGCCTTGTGTGAATCGGCGCCCCCTGTGGAGAGAGGGCCTCCAGGAGGACCAGCAGCAAGTGGCTCACTGGGACTTCCAGCCCCCTGGAGTGCGTCCTGATAGGGCCGACCGCTTGGTGGACCTCTATGCCTCCGGAGAGCGCCGGGATTACGGACCACTCTTTGGGCAGAAAAAGATGAGCGTGGCAGAAGATGCTTTTACATTAGGGGACTTCTCACTGTCCATTTCTGACTTGAAGCCAGTTGATAGAGGCCTGTACTCCTGCCACCTGCACCATCACTACTGCGGTCTTCACGAGAGACGCATCTTTAGGCTGACTGTGGGACCTGCGCTTCCAGCCACTCCCACCGAAGCACCCAAAACTTTCCAGAATGAGCCAGCGCCAA GGACTGAAGAGGTGGAGAGTCCACGAGTGGTGAATGTCATCCTCCCTGAGCATCGAGGTTATTTCGTGCAGCATCTGGGCTACTTCCTGGCAACCTTCTTACTGCTGGCACTCATCGTTGTCGCTGTCATCGTGCTGACTCGACGACGCAAAAAGAgag GGCTGGACTATGACGTGCACAGATATGATCG GAGAAACATGATGGGGGAAGGTGAAATATCATTAGACTGTGCAGAGCTGAAGGCCTGTAACCAAGAACCTCTGAATTCAG ACTACAAAAACAACCTACTGAAAGAGAGGGATATGACCAAAGACTGCAATACGA GCTATGATGGAAAGCCGTGGAAGTGA
- the LOC133988325 gene encoding rap1 GTPase-activating protein 1-like, with product MPQRKRSFTFGAYGGVDKTFSKARSIWKQDGSDPRISSTLEPQLFQPTLPYSTSPFHKTTDLFEMIEKMQGNRMDEQRCTFPPPLKTEEDYIPYPSVHEVLGRKSPFPLILLPQFGGYWIEGTNHELSDTVDAEQLQPLSPNTRTKLECNTTATLFRKHFLGKEHFNYYSVDSALGHLVFSLKYDVIGDQEHLRLMLRTKLKTYHDVIPISCLTEFPNVVQMAKLVCEEVNVDRFFPVLYPKASRLIVTFDEQVISNNFKFGVIYQKFGQTSEEELFGNSEESPAFVDFLEFLGEKIELHNFKGFRGGLDVTHGQTGTESVYCNYRNKEVMFHVSTKLPYTEGDTQQLQRKRHIGNDIVAIVFQEENTPFVPDMIASNFLHAYIVVQMVNPCSGNILYKVSVTARDDVPFFGPALPNPPFFRKGPEFHDFLFTKLINAEYACYKAEKFAKLEERTRSALLETLYEELHMNSQAMMGVGGEDDKLENGSGGGGGFFESFKRVIRSRSQSMDAMGLTFKKPHTVSTSLSGSFNHNPAESPKFPGISLLVPGKSPSKYGRRGSAIGIGTVEESLIIPGKSPTRKKSGPFSSRRSSAIGIENIQEVQEKSKENSPSTQKTPDSGHVSQDPKSDNSSNQSSPEVLTTTKNSSCLGGRAASIPEGHDLSRSSSNASSFASVVEENETEATEDYDTGMESLSSAGTPHKRDSFTYSTWLEDSVSSTSATSRSSSPGPGKPERGKGTDIRIKLERPHDHQSSSNC from the exons GGCAACAGGATGGATGAGCAGAGATGCACCTTTCCTCCCCCACTCAAG ACTGAGGAGGACTATATTCCCTACCCAAGTGTCCATGAG GTGTTAGGGAGAAAAAGCCCCTTTCCTCTCATTCTCCTGCCACAGTTTGGAGGCTACTGGATTGAGGGAACCAATCATGAGCTGAGTGACACAGTGGACGCAGAGCAGCTGCAGCCTTTGTCCCCAAACACACGCACCAAGCTGGAATGTAACACAACAGCTACACTCTTCCGAAAACACTTCCTGGGCAAG GAACACTTTAATTACTATTCAGTAGACAGTGCCCTTGGACATCTGGTGTTCTCTTTAAAGTACGATGTGATTGGTGACCAGGAACATCTCCGACTAATGCTCAG GACCAAACTGAAAACCTACCATGATGTAATCCCCATCTCCTGTCTGACAGAGTTTCCCAATGTGGTCCAAATGGCCAAG ctTGTCTGTGAAGAGGTCAACGTGGACcgcttctttcctgtcctttaTCCAAAA GCTTCAAGACTTATTGTCACCTTTGATGAACAAGTAATAAGCAACAATTTCAAGTTTGGAGTCATttatcaaaagtttggacag ACTTCAGAGGAAGAGCTATTTGGAAACAGTGAAGAGAGTCCTGCCTTTGTAGATTTCCTGGAGTTTCTAGGAGAGAAAATTGAGCTGCACAACTTTAAAGG TTTTCGTGGAGGGTTAGATGTGACTCACGGGCAGACTGGCACAGAGTCTGTCTACTGCAACTACCGCAACAAAGAGGTCATGTTCCATGTGTCCACAAAGCTGCCTTACACAGAGGGGGACACCCAGCAG TTGCAGAGAAAGAGGCACATAGGGAATGATATTGTGGCCATCGTATTCCAAGAAGAAAATACTCCCTTTGTACCGGACATGATCGCCTCCAACTTTCTCCACGCCTACATTGTGGTCCAGATGGTCAACCCCTGCTCTGGTAACATTCTCTATAAG GTGTCAGTGACAGCACGGGATGACGTACCTTTCTTTGGCCCGGCCCTCCCAAATCCTCCTTTCTTTAGAAAA GGCCCTGAATTCCATGATTTCCTTTTCACTAAGCTCATCAATGCAGAGTACGCCTGCTACAAAGCTGAGAAATTTGCCAAATTAGAG gaACGAACACGGTCAGCCTTGTTAGAGACGCTGTATGAGGAGCTCCATATGAACAGCCAGGCCATGATGGGTGTTGGTGGAGAGGATGACAAGCTGGAAAAtgggagtggaggaggagggggcttCTTTGAGTCCTTCAAG CGGGTGATCCGCAGCAGGAGCCAGTCTATGGATGCCATGGGTCTTACTTTCAAGAAGCCGCACACAGTCTCCACTAGCCTCAGCGGAAGCTTTAACCACAACCCAGCAGAGAGCCCCAAATTCCCAGGGATA TCATTGCTTGTCCCAGGCAAAAGTCCCAGTAAATATGGACGCCGAGGCAGTGCCATAGGGATAGGAACAGTAGAAGAG TCTTTGATAATCCCGGGGAAAAGCCCGACCAGGAAGAAGTCTGGTCCTTTCAGCTCCAGGCGAAGCAGTGCCATCGGTATTGAAAACATTCAAGAAGTCCAGGAGAAGAG CAAAGAAAACTCCCCAAGCACTCAGAAGACCCCTGACAGCGGTCACGTCTCTCAAGACCCCAAATCTGACAACTCGTCCAATCAGAGCTCTCCTGAGGTTCTCACAACCACCAAGAACAG TTCTTGTCTCGGTGGCAGGGCCGCATCCATCCCCGAGGGTCATGACCTCTCCCGCTCCTCCTCCAACGCTAGCAGCTTCGCCAGTGTGGTGGAGGAGAATGAGACAGAGGCCACAGAGGACTATGATACAGGCATG GAGAGTCTGTCATCTGCCGGGACGCCACACAAGCGAGACTCCTTCACCTACAGCACTTGGCTCGAGGACAGCGTTAGCAGCACCAGTGCCACCAGTCGCAGTAGCTCCCCAG GGCCTGGTAAACCTGAACGAGGGAAGGGGACAGACATCCGTATCAAACTGGAACGACCACACGATCATCAGTCCTCATCG AACTGTTAG
- the aurkaip1 gene encoding aurora kinase A-interacting protein codes for MFTSKVVPRLSLLRRATCALQPHGETLNGCVQPVIPASCSSIKQKLRNYSTAADNRSPPRWVQLEPELEDALVPRKLSVSPLESWLSLRYSLPPLLEAPQPQEEVDLLEEKVLPPLSVPVFEDGENSVTPLSCKNVLEIRRRKMNRHKYKKLQKRTKFLRKRVMEGRGKKKQKRFEKDLQRIWRRAGLKKAPEGWNTPKIFVKHYGGRKD; via the exons ATGTTTACTTCAAAGGTCGTCCCTCGACTCAGTCTATTACGTAGAGCAACTT GTGCACTTCAACCTCACGGAGAAACTTTGAATGGATGTGTGCAACCAGTCATTCCCGCTTCCTGCTCTTCAATAAAACAGAAACTCAGAAACTATTCGACAGCAGCGGACAACAGATCTCCACCTCGATGGGTCCAACTCGAGCCAGAGTTGGAAGACGCTCTCGTGCCGCGTAAACTGTCAGTAAGTCCTCTGGAGAGCTGGCTCTCCCTGCGCTACTCGCTTCCACCCCTGCTGGAGGCTCCTCAGCCCCAGGAGGAAGTGGATCTTCTTGAGGAGAAGGTGCTGCCACCACTTTCTGTCCCCGTATTTGAGGATGGCGAGAATTCAGTAACGCCTCTTAGCTGTAAGAATGTTCTTGAGATCCGGCGAAGGAAGATGAACCGGCACAAATACAAGAAGCTGCAAAAACGGACTAAATTCCTGAGGAAGAGAGTGATGGAGGGCAGGGGTAAGAAGAAGCAG AAGCGATTTGAGAAAGACCTGCAGAGGATTTGGAGACGAGCCGGCCTGAAGAAAGCTCCAGAAGGATGGAATACACCTAAAATCTTCGTTAAACATTATGGaggcagaaaggactga